A part of Gossypium hirsutum isolate 1008001.06 chromosome A07, Gossypium_hirsutum_v2.1, whole genome shotgun sequence genomic DNA contains:
- the LOC107955888 gene encoding protein MAINTENANCE OF MERISTEMS-like, translating into MFGPPSPLIENYLREGGFGHVATIGQGCKLDLKLISALIERWRPEMHTFHLPCRGCTITLEDVHLQLGLSVDGYTVTGSTSSTDRRAVCYELLGVIPDNINEGRIEMRWLRDTFPEPDNNLTELERIRYARAYILEMIGGYLMTNLSRNLVHLRWLLKLIDFRAASELSWGFAVLATLYKEMCGATRLNEAKIRGETIRRVMSEYLPLSKIYGIY; encoded by the exons ATGTTTGGTCCTCCATCGCCATTGATCGAGAATTACTTGCGGGAAGGGGGATTTGGGCATGTGGCCACGATAGGCcaggggtgcaagttggacctgaAACTAATTAGTGCattgatagagaggtggagacccgagatgcACACTTTTCATCTTCCATGCAGAGGGTGTACTATCACTCTGGAAGACGTGCATTTGCAATTGGGATTGTCGGTGGATGGGTACACAGTCACTGGGTCCACATCATCTACTGATCGGAGAGccgtatgctacgagcttttgggtgtTATACCGGATAATATTAACGAAGGTCGGATCGAGATGCgatggttacgagacacattcccggagcCGGATAATAATTTGACTGAACtcgaaagaatacgatatgctcgaGCATATATtcttgagatgattggaggttattTGATGACGAACTTGTCACGAAACCTTGTACATctgagatggctgctgaaactcatAGATTTTAGAGCAGCCAGCGAATTGAGTTGGGGGTttgccgtgttggcaacattgtacaaGGAAATGTGTGGGGCGACGCGACTGAACGAAGCCAAAATAAGAG gtgaaaCCATTCGGCGAGTTATGTCGGAATACCTACCTCTCTCGAAGATATACGGCATCTATTAG